In Aedes albopictus strain Foshan chromosome 3, AalbF5, whole genome shotgun sequence, the genomic window ggaaatcatcctcccagagtttatacacgcgttatttcaagaatctggagattcctccaaggattcccccagagatttctccaggaattgattcaagagattcctccagtaattccaccaggatttaccaGTAATTTACCAGCaaggaatttaccaggaataccttcagggattccactaatGATTCTTCCGgtccggagatttttccaggaattcctcggatgattcctccagtaattcatccagatattcatccaataattctttatggaattaatccagaaaatcctctgggaatccctccaggaatttattactCGCGCTGGTCTGTTTCTACAGGGCAACAACGATACCTGCGAATGGTAACCGGTGAACAGATAGCTTGACAGGGCGCGTGGAAACCGTGCTCGCACGGGTCGGACGCTGGAGCCTTGCTACTGGGAGTCGCACGATGACCAGGACAATTGATCTCCCGAGTGCACATCCATCCTCACGAGCCTACCAGAGGGCCCAATAGCAGTCGCGGAAGCGGCTATAGTGAATTTGTAAAACACTGGACGGATTTTGTGATCATTGCTGAAAATATCACTTTAATTCATTTGCATACCCTTTGTAGTCGATGAAATATTAGAACGATCGGCATGATTTTTGCACGGTTAAATTCGACTTCAGGGTAGCTATGTTTAGGTGtagaaaaagttgggaaaatcgACGCTGACTTTATTGGTGATGTGGGTcaagtgatatgtctgtttgaCTGTGATATCTGCAAAATGATATCCCGGATCAAAAATCAGTTTTACACTATAAAACGCCATGTTTAAGACAGCGTAATTGTAAAAACTGCGACTAAGCCTAAGCATTTAATATTCTGAAACTCACAGTGATAATGCTAGTAGCTCACTGTGTCCTATCTTACCCTAAATCCAAAAATAAATTCCAGCGGAGGAACGCATTTGTGAAGATTACTGAAAGATGCGCGCCTCTGTGATTGGAAAACGCAACGTTCTAATGGATGCGGGTTTTCCCAAGTGATAAGGTTGCTAACGGCTAGTTAATTTGTGGGATTTCTTCGCGATTACAGTCACGAATGCGTGCAATTCAAGAGATGGGATTACAAGTAATCCATTTAATCACAAACTGTTCCTATAGTTGTTTTGGGATTTTACATAGAAATTGGCCAACACCTAGATGTCTTCGTAAATGTAAATAAAATGATGAAAATCTCTAATTAATTAAAAAATGGATACTACAGAAGCAATGACAAATGATTTGGGAAAGGCTTATATAGGAAAATTCATCACAATtgaactttttctttttttttcaaaaaacgaaTAAACCTTGATAGGGGGAGGTGGTTTGACTATTGATTTAGAAATTATTTGTTGGATTTTCGCCACCGGTGAGCTGAGCAGTGTTGTAGAAATTGAACATTGTACTAACAATGCTGCGATCTTTATAAAAGACTTTTCATTAATATttggaaattttcacaaaattcaagaacaaaaaaaaaaaaaatgcaaccgtAAAATTTCAGAGACTATaacttttaaaacaattttttaaaatatttgtccCTCAATTTTTCTTAAGATTCGGTAAAGTTTTTTTTCGGGTTTTCTTTATAAACTtattaaatttccaaaaatttcaaggcAATTGTATAACACATTCTCACAAAAATTCTGTGATAACAGCTTTCGAaacttttctcaaaaaaaaagtggagcggacctggtatgatggttagaacacttgactatcactccgaggacctgggattgaatcccactcccgataaactcgcaaaatgtgagttcttccttcggaagggaagtaaagcgtgggtcccgaggtgaactagcctagggctaaaaatctcgttaatacaaataaaaaaaaattaaaaaaaaaaatgttttgaaaaataattctTTACTTTTGGCATAGTTTTACCtacttttcttcatgaattttccttAGGGTAAATCCGTTTGATTTGTCATTTATTTTGTCAAATGAATtaattatttctaataatgtGAATATTTTCTTCATTTTTCGTTAAATTAAACATCTGTTGTTGCTGGGTTCTGGCGATATTTTGACACTCCCTTTATGACTAGCTTTCTAATAGCGCCTACGGAAAATTATCCGTTGATCGAAGTGTTTGATTCTGATCCACTATCGACCAGTGTCATTTGAGGTGGGATTTTGTTTTCCGGGATGTAATGTACTCATTGTGCCTCGCATTCCCCAAAATTATGTCAGACCGCAGTAGAACGGCCGATAAGTAATCTAATTTGAATCGAAGAGCAGTGTGTAAAGTTTTGCCGTGTCGAACACATCGGTGCGAAGTCAAAATGAAGAGAATCCTGATGTTGTGAGTTGAAACACTATaggtatttttatttattatcggTGCTAATTGGTTGAACACTTTTATTACAGGCTAGCTCTCGCCGAAACATTCAGCGGCATTCAGTCGTGGTCCGTTCAAAAGGATTCGGAATCCAATTACACCAACGTTTTGAACTTCCATGCGATCAAAGATACTGTAGCGTTGAGAAGTGTTTCTAACATCGAAAATGTACATTTTATCAACGCCAATATCGATACTGTTACACAAAGTTTCTCAAACCAGTTAGAGAAATGTGTTTGGCTCAATTTTACCAATGGAACCGTCAAAGCAGTCCTTATAAACAGTAAACTTTTAATGATCGATCTAAATAACACAGCTACTGAAAAAATAATTATTGAGCAAGGACAGGAGTACAAACTTGTCACGTTATTGATCAGGAAATCCAAACTGacaagaattccaccaaatgTTAACCAGTTGAAACAACTAAAACGAATAGATATAATCGAGAGCTGGATAGAATACGTATCGCTAAACGATTTCAATGGTTTGGATAACTTATATGAAATTGATCTTTCCGATAATAGAATAAAACAAGTTCAAACCAGTGATTTTGTTAGTCTACTGACGCTTTTTCGATTAGGATTTCATAATAATCGCTTGTATCAGCTTGATACGTGTCGTTGGGATATGCCATCGCTTGCCGAGCTACGCCTCAATAACAACAATCTAGTGCACTTTTCCGTCGGACACTTTCCCTCACTTAAGCTGTTAGCCCTAGCGTCGAATCCCATGAACTGTGCATGGATGACTAGCTTAGTGGAACTCTTACAACGTAGGGCTAAGTATTTTTGGTTTGGTTACAAGTTTACACAAGACGAATGGTCATGCAACGGAGCCAGCCTAGGTGACTTCGATGTGCACTGTCCGTCAACGCCTGAGAAAATACAGAAGCTTGATCCTGATTCTAGAAGCAGATTGGAAAAAATTGAAAGTGCAATCCATAAACTCGATTCCAAGCTGAACGATCAGTACAACATGGCGAACGATATGATAGAAACAATGTATAGGACGGCAATCGCGAGGGCGTTCTGGGGAAAAAGGAATTGAAGCTTCAACCAACGAATGTATGATTCTCTAAACCACGAGGCGGCTCCtactttttaagtatttttttatcttgtaaaaaaatgagaataaaaaaaacatgttacCAATTTACTCGGTGTTATCAATATTCTCATTGAAGTCCAAAACTCCAAATCAccttaacccgcaaacacccgggacgatctacttttgccagaaatgcaatatcttctttgttttaaaacattttaccccggattttttttatagtcaaggggaatagttgtgctaagaaatgcatggtacctcccccctttgcaccctcaccccttttgcggggaggcgaaaatacgtggctttttttgtattttttataaattctacatgtttttgctgaaatttcatcgttttgttaattatcaatagttatcactgatcctagacatgcattgtattactacccatcatagtctgttgaagttttgatcccagagctattctaaggcctccaaagtactccgaagtttgtaacacaaatctaacattctcaaccaaattttatatacGATGAATGATtgcagaacattgtctacggtactcaaaaagcctcaaagcacccctcaaaaattcatggtacatgaattgggtgatctaggtcatccaaactactctggaattcattttcttaagatctaaaacatctaccatcatttgtgttcactctgtccaagaaatttagacacgttgatgtccattacacctcacaatgctatgagcaacttgatattgtggtagtttgacattccgtgaaatacaaatggcctccaatacactttgaagtttggcttacgatatctacatactgtctcatgcttgaattgtgaaaatttttcgtggaatgtagtctatagcagacgcgccaacttaggcaaattattgggggggcaaagcctggtttttctgattttttgtatggaaaaattgaaaaatcgtcaaatattggggggcaaaaccatgcttgccctctctaagttggcgcctatggtctatagtgctgatggaacctcagtgcacatctataatgcttttggtacatttctgggatattccaggctttccaaactattctggaattaggaacttcaaggtctacaggctctactcttgtttttcttcactctatcggtataattctttcacgattgtgtctgttgcacctcattatattacgagtatctgtatttgttgctatttgggtgtccactggcatacaaatgtactcaatgtattttgaagtatgggtcgcaatacagataatcttaggatatttttattttaGCAAATGCTTGAGGAGTATAATATACGCTACTCTTTGAAACTCAGagtacaattctgataacttagcaacatccACTTGaagatctaggtcatccaaactattctgaaattaagatcttcaagctctacaagctctactcttgtatatctttattttatcgatgtacttcttccatgattacctctgttgtatctcataatttgttgagtattTGTGTTACTTATGCATCCACTGACATGCAAATGttttttatggtatttggaagtgtcggaaattacccaagcattcctctaggcgttcctcggaaattccttcaggagtccttcagaaattcatcgtgatattctctgagaatatctctacgagttcctagagAATATCTCAAGACTTTTctttgaaattcttcaagagtttgccagcagtttctcgaaaatttattcaggagctatgctggaattccttcaggagttcctcaggaattacttcaaaaacttttcgaaaattcctgcaggagttcttcgggatttccccgaggattccacgggagttccacggatttcttcatgttttccttaaaaactcatcaaggaagtttcccaagagttcctccagaaatttctcctggaattcctccaggaattttttcagggattcctccaagaattttcctaagaattttcccagggattcctccagcgatttctccagaagttcttccagggattccttcaggaatacccccaggaattcctgcatggatttcttcatggattcatccaggaattcattcaggtattcctccaggaatccctccagagctccctcagaagttcttccaagatttcctccagcagctaacccagggatttcttcaggattcaagggattcttccagaaatttctccagctgttcttccagagtttcctccagcaattcctccagaaattggtccggaaattccttcagaattcatccagaaattcctccaagacatctgtctagaattcttccaagaatccctccaagaatcccaAAAATTGCTACTGTACCtttcccaagaattttaccagagaaccctctaagatatctgccaataatcccttcaggaatttcgctagaaattcctccagggatttttcaagaaattcctttagaaattcatttaaaaaatccttcagaaattcctttatgaatacctcctagattattcaggaaacctccagaaattcctcaaggaaatactTCCGGGACaagtccagggattccaccgagaattccttcaaggattttttcagaaattctttcaaaaagtccAACATgaactttaaccctctaatacccaaccccgcctttagacggggtatagtttgagcatttttgtaatttttgtttcgtggaaaatcaaaacttttatatttttggctgatatttaggactgttctgtatatctcaaaataatttttggtgtattttaaaacgtatttacactttttaaaaatcattgaaaaattgatgttttagtcacctttcagaagtcaatgtttattttgtattcattcgctacaattaacatattttaaatttttctcaaatcattctatcctagtttaatagtttaagggagtcgaatacactctaaaattattttcctaaaaattgcacggaaaacaaaatttcccatgaaaaaaaattaaaattcaaatgtttcaacaataatcatgaaatctcaaaatgtttccgtctcaaaaaatccgtaccccaaagaggcttccaggaaaaatataaaagtgtggggatgttcaaaaataaaaattagaaaaatcaaaaacagaaattcacgaaatcgagaattaaaaagaatcatcttccaaaacatgtttaaatcgattttagatgacgaaaaatgatatttagatcaaaatcaaaaatttgagtattagagggttaataagaatctctccaagacctgctccaatatttatgtAAAAGTTCTTTTGTaactccctccaagaattccttcaggtaatcctccaagaatctctctaggaatttctccaggaattcctccaagaattcctactagaatacttccaagagtttcttcaagaatttcttgatgaaatttctggagaataccctggaggaattcctggagcacgttctgcaagaattcatgtagtaatttgtgaaggaatttttgaagaatttcccagggaaattttttgaaaaattcctcaaggatttccttgaactgcgaggaaatttagaatttattttttttcaatttttattttctggaggaatttctggaggatttcatgaattatcccctgtaagaattcatggagtaattcatgcgagtaattccgaattcacaTGAGGTATTTCCCGCAAGAACTTGAATttaaggactttctggagaaattccagtagtaattcctacagcaatccctgttgaaattcctgcaatcattcctggaggaattcctagagtataacttgaaggaattcctcgggtgtttcccggaacaattcctagatgatttcctgtagtaatttcagAACGAGTTCATAGagtcattcctgaagaaattcttggagtaattcttgaaagaactcctggaatatttgctgaaggaatttctggaatatatcctggagtatatccaggaagaattcctggaggaatccctgggctggaggaatgactgatggaatccctgaaataatttaagaaggaatccctgtgaggtattccgggaagaacccctgttggaattgctggaggaattctcggaggtattcctggaagaatttctggaggacaccgtggaggaatttctgaagaaatcccttgattaATTCATAtataaattagcagttattcatgaagaaattcctggagtaattaccCGGGCAGattactcggaggaattctctggagaaatttctggagtattccctggaagaattcctggaggaaactctggaagagtccctggaagaatttctggaagaatccctcgaatCCTGAAGAAGAAcactggattagttgttggaggaaatcttggataaattcctgaaggagttctggaggaattcctggctgaattccttgatgagttcatggaggaattcgcgaaggaatccatgggggtattcctgaaggaatccccgaaggaatccctaggagaatttctagataaatcgcttgaggaatccctggagaaattcctgagaaaattcctggaggaatccccagcatagctcctgaataaactttcgagaaacttctgggaaactcctgaagaatttaacGGGAAGTTCTGAggtattccctaggaactcgtagaagttctcggagaacatcacgatgaatttctgagggactcctggaggaaattcccgaggaacgcctagaggaatgcttgggtaatttccgacactttcaaatactataaagatcatttgtatgtcagtggatgcacaagcaacacaaaggaatactcaaaacattacgagatacaacagaggtaatcgtggaagaataaaataaagagatacaagagggtaaagcttgaaggtcttaattccagaatagtttggatgacctagatcaccaagtgaatgttgctcagttatcagaattgcaccctgaggttttaagagtagcgtagattatactCCGTGAGCAttggctacaataaaaatatcctaagatttacagatattgcgactcaTACTTCAAattacattgggtccatttgtatgacagtggacacccaaatagcaacaaatacacatactcgtaatataatgaaatgcaacagacacaatcgtgaaagaattataccgatagagtgaagaaaaacaagggtAGAgactgtagaccttgaagttcctaatttcagaatagtttggaaagcctggaatatcccagaaatgtaccaaaagcattatagatgtgcactgaggttccatcagcactatagactacattccacgaaaatttttcacaactcaagcatgagacagtatgtagatatcgtaagccaaacttcaaagtgtattggaggccatttgtatttcacggaatgtcaaactaccacaatatcaagttgctcatagcattgtgaggtgtaatggacatcaacgtgtctaaatttcttggacagagtgaacacaaatgatggtggatgttttagatcttaagaaaatgaattccagagtagtttggatgacctagatcacccaattcatgtatcatgaattttcgaggggtgctttgaggctttttgagtaccgtagacaatgttctgcaatcattcatcgtgtataaaatttggttgagaatgttagatttgtgtcacaaacttcggagtactttggaggccttcgaatagctctgggataaaaacttcaacagactatgatgggtagtaatacattgcatgtctaggatcagtggaAACTATTGATTATtaacaaaacgatgaaatttcagcaaaaacatatagaatttataaaaaatacaaaaaaagccacgtattttcgcctccccgcaaaaggggggagggtgcaaaggggagaggtaccatgcatttcttagcacaactattccccttgactataaaaaaaaatccggggtaaaatgttttaaaacaaagaagatattgcatttctaccaaaagtagatcgtcccgggtgtttacgggttaataatCCAAAAATAGCGGAAAacccatttttttcagaaatcggctAAAAACGTATATGTAATGGAAAGAATTGTGCATCATACAAACGCTTCATTCACCCGATGCACAGTTGTatcgccataggccaaaaatcgaaaaaaaaatattttcaaattcagaGTTTGTCCGTTTTTTATGTATCAATTATGATCCCAAGTACGCAGAAAAACGATTTTTATGGAAGTTTATGTCCCATATTTTGAGAGCGTGAGTAATGTAATGCAATTTGAAATTCTCaacaaatgccaaatgaattggcTGGGGGACGCGTTGCGTAGTTGATCACATTATCAGCTCCGTCAAAGGCATGCTCAATGTACTCACAGTACCCCGTTTTCCCCAACACCATACTTGGGCCACAGCAACCAGCAAGTGGCCGTTAACATTATCAGCATGCTTGAAAGAGCCATGCGTATAGTGTTGCAGTATCAAGTCAAGTGTTGAACACATTGGTTGAAAGTTGCGCGTCTAGAAAATACAATCCAAAATGAAAAGTGTTTTGATGCTGTGAGTAAAAGTACTATCTCATGGGAGCAAAGGTGAAGGGGTTTTAGTGATACTTTTGATCAATTCTCAGTAGAAGATTGTAGaacaaattttaaacttgaagcTGTTCAAATTAGATGTTAAGAAAACTGTGTGCcttgttttcagattttttttactagCACCCCTGTGCATTTTTCCTCCCCATTTGTGTTTTACACTATTCAAAATTACTATTTAACATTCATTGCAGATTTGTTCTCGCCAACACACTCTACGGCATACAATCCTGGGACTTGGAAGTCGAATTGAATTCAAGTTATACCGACATTTTGAACTTGAATTGGTACGGAGATTATGGAACCATAAGAAGATCTTCTAATTTGGAAAGGGTACATTTTATAAATTCCGAGATTGAGAGCGTGTCAAAGTATTTCACAAATCTCTTGGAAAAATGTGTGTCGCTTAAATTTACAAATGGAACCGTTAAAAAAGTCTTTATAGATAGTAAGCTTTGGTTACTTACCTTGAATAATACATCTACCGAGAACGTAGTAATAGAACCTGGTCAAGATTACAAACTTAGGGCTCTAATTATCAGTAAATCAAAATTGACAAAAGTTCCGGAAAACATTAACCAGTTGAAGCATATCAACCGCATAGACATTGTTGATAACCTGATAGAACACATAACACTAAATGATTTCGATGGTTTGAACAACTTGTATGAAATTGATCTGTCGCGAAATAGAATTAAGCACGTCGATACAAATGGTTTGATTCGTTTCCGTGAGCTCTATAATCTGAAATTTAGTAACAATCAGTTGCAACAGTTGGATACGTGTGGTTGGGATATGCCATCGCTCTACATGCTGCACGTCGATCATAATAATCTGACACACTTTGCCGTCAATCACTTGCGTGCGCTCATAGATATATCATTAAGGTCAAATCCTCTGAATTGTGCATGGGTGCAAAATTTAGCGAATTCGATAGGTAAAAGGTCTCCATTGACAATTTTTTATATGCTATTCAGGGGCGATATAACATGTGAAAAAGAGAGTCTTGATGACACCGAAATGCACTGCCCGACGAGCATCGAACATCAGCGACAGCAGAATTTTGGTTTAAACAACAGGTTGCACACATTTGAAAGTATGTTGAAAACTCTAGAATCGCAAATTATAGAACACCAAAAGGTGGTAAACAATGTTATGAAAGAATTGTAAAATAAAACTAAAAGTATACCTCATAAGAAACGATGGCACTCTTTTTGTATGGAACTAAAACAATATTTGTATGGTTCGTCACGTTCTGACAAATCCCCTCTTCTCTCTAAAATTATGCTTATTGCATCAAAGTGCCAAACACAAAGTAAATCCCCGGAAGAAGCAGACCTCGCCGGTTCTGGTACGAACACCtcctgtgtgagtaactggccTCAGCAGTCAAACCGTTCACGGTTCGagtctggtatttttttttgtttttttttatcgttaCCCGATGTATAAATTGCATACTGATTTAGAATCTGGAACCCCCACTAAAGAAAGAGCAATTGTGTTATACTGTCCACTAGGGAGACATACACTTATAAGAAAAACATAACAATTGAATAATGCCTAGTCTTATCTATACAATCAGTTGTTTTTGATTCCCAGAAtcaacgttcaaaatttgagcggaATCGTTTTACTCTAAGGGGGAACTCAACGAGCTTGAAAGTTTTACGAGAAAACTTTgccaaatgtatgaagaaatcttaagttttcgaatttcgccgctaggtggtagggtaagtgtaccaattatggctatagtaccaattattcgccatagttgattttcaccatttaaTGATGTAAATCAACAGGAAAAAAATTATGAACAACAgatgacgttcacaaaagatagtcgcactcattaaaaccccacattttcctcaaatcgtggtagaaataaatcattttccttaaaatttcggcttccttgcaccctttttcgccatagtgtaccagttatggctaaccccataaggaatgcatgcgaatagtgcgaaaaggaaccgaagttaacaaatgtaaccataactggtacagggttcctatcattggcacacgctgtaataaatactaaaagtagttttggctccgtttctatatttttcctgtaaagtatggaaactaagctgtcttttaacttattgatgacattcgttggtcttctcgttatttttgtataaataggtttccttaggtagtgccataattggtacacgtaccctatcaggtatcagcagagatgccagacatacagatttttctgtattatactgaTTTTTAACCTTctatacagagtacagaaaaattcCGAGTTTTTGAAATATGATACAGATTTGCGTtgtgttgcgttgcgtggtaacggagtaattcgtagattgcatactgaaagttgtcatgttaaaatttTAATACTCCTGTTCTAATTGCTtctggaatgctatttgggaaggaatagctatccaatcagaggttgaagtaaaaaagacatgagaacttccattgccggccacgcccatcttctccgttacgaggataggaaaggatgtgatgatatgacacctactttacaagaggtcagcgactcaccgacactcccataggtgtcaaggagtt contains:
- the LOC134291759 gene encoding uncharacterized protein LOC134291759, which gives rise to MKRILMLLALAETFSGIQSWSVQKDSESNYTNVLNFHAIKDTVALRSVSNIENVHFINANIDTVTQSFSNQLEKCVWLNFTNGTVKAVLINSKLLMIDLNNTATEKIIIEQGQEYKLVTLLIRKSKLTRIPPNVNQLKQLKRIDIIESWIEYVSLNDFNGLDNLYEIDLSDNRIKQVQTSDFVSLLTLFRLGFHNNRLYQLDTCRWDMPSLAELRLNNNNLVHFSVGHFPSLKLLALASNPMNCAWMTSLVELLQRRAKYFWFGYKFTQDEWSCNGASLGDFDVHCPSTPEKIQKLDPDSRSRLEKIESAIHKLDSKLNDQYNMANDMIETMYRTAIARAFWGKRN
- the LOC134291760 gene encoding leucine-rich repeat transmembrane protein FLRT3-like, translating into MKSVLMLFVLANTLYGIQSWDLEVELNSSYTDILNLNWYGDYGTIRRSSNLERVHFINSEIESVSKYFTNLLEKCVSLKFTNGTVKKVFIDSKLWLLTLNNTSTENVVIEPGQDYKLRALIISKSKLTKVPENINQLKHINRIDIVDNLIEHITLNDFDGLNNLYEIDLSRNRIKHVDTNGLIRFRELYNLKFSNNQLQQLDTCGWDMPSLYMLHVDHNNLTHFAVNHLRALIDISLRSNPLNCAWVQNLANSIGKRSPLTIFYMLFRGDITCEKESLDDTEMHCPTSIEHQRQQNFGLNNRLHTFESMLKTLESQIIEHQKVVNNVMKEL